The Thermodesulfobacteriota bacterium genome contains a region encoding:
- the arsB gene encoding ACR3 family arsenite efflux transporter — protein sequence MSVSESSAPGGTAPAKRLNVFERYLSLWVALCMGVGIFLGKAFPAAVDALRRMEFGQDSQINIPIAVLIWLMIYPMMLKVDFTSVLGVRKRPKGLVVTLVVNWLVKPFSMALIGYLFFKHLFLPWIGPELADQYIAGVIILAAAPCTAMVFVWSYLTDGDPAYTLVQVSVNDLIMLVLFAPIVKFLVSGASSLHVPFMVLVYAVVFFIVIPLSAGVVSRTWLIRVKGTEWFERFLSVLHPVTILALLATLVCIFAFQADNITARSFHILLIAVPILIQVYFNSSLAYGLMKWLKVPHAVAAPGALIGASNFFELAVATAIALYGPGSGAALATVVGVLVEVPVMLSVCSVCNRTRHWFPATA from the coding sequence ATGAGCGTTTCCGAATCCTCCGCTCCGGGGGGAACCGCCCCGGCGAAGCGGCTCAACGTCTTCGAGCGGTACCTGAGCCTCTGGGTCGCCCTGTGCATGGGGGTGGGCATCTTCCTCGGCAAGGCGTTTCCCGCGGCGGTCGACGCGCTGCGGCGCATGGAATTCGGACAGGACAGCCAGATCAACATCCCGATCGCGGTTCTGATCTGGCTGATGATCTACCCGATGATGCTCAAGGTGGATTTCACCTCGGTCCTGGGCGTGCGGAAGCGCCCGAAGGGCCTCGTCGTGACGCTCGTCGTCAACTGGCTGGTCAAGCCGTTCTCGATGGCGCTGATCGGATACCTCTTCTTCAAGCACCTGTTCCTTCCCTGGATCGGCCCGGAGCTGGCGGACCAATATATCGCCGGCGTCATCATCCTCGCCGCCGCCCCCTGCACCGCGATGGTCTTCGTCTGGAGCTACTTGACCGACGGCGACCCGGCCTACACCTTGGTCCAGGTCTCCGTGAACGACCTGATCATGCTGGTCCTGTTCGCCCCCATCGTGAAGTTCCTGGTCAGCGGCGCGTCGTCGCTGCACGTTCCCTTCATGGTGCTGGTCTACGCGGTGGTGTTCTTCATCGTCATCCCGCTGTCGGCGGGAGTCGTTTCGCGGACGTGGCTGATCCGGGTGAAGGGGACGGAATGGTTCGAGCGGTTCCTGTCGGTCCTCCATCCGGTGACGATCCTTGCGCTGCTGGCCACCCTGGTTTGCATCTTCGCATTCCAGGCCGACAACATCACGGCGCGGTCGTTCCACATCCTGCTGATCGCCGTGCCGATCCTGATCCAGGTCTATTTCAACTCGTCGCTGGCGTACGGGCTGATGAAATGGCTGAAGGTCCCGCACGCGGTGGCGGCGCCGGGGGCGCTGATCGGGGCGAGCAACTTCTTCGAGCTGGCCGTGGCCACGGCGATCGCGCTCTACGGCCCCGGCTCCGGGGCGGCGCTTGCGACCGTGGTCGGCGTCCTTGTGGAGGTCCCCGTCATGCTCTCGGTCTGCTCGGTCTGCAACCGGACGCGCCACTGGTTCCCGGCGACAGCGTGA
- a CDS encoding multicopper oxidase domain-containing protein yields MKGNSVSRKAEQRLARYMKEIRDAGKSGLSRRELMRWGLVAGGAGAAAIRGIRNFKPHWAHAALRNGNGELEIRSPENTPFVDALPIPHIMQPVMLNPAPTRETNRVPSAVTGYMEAQRPDHQRWEQFLPMKMYESVERAVRHDFYPDIDGVPPSTVWTFVEASTGIAGPLRIKARYGEPVVHRIHNALPEDNGGFGINKTSTHLHNGHSASESDGGPLHFYDAGLFKDFHWANVRAGFASTHPETSLNGRTVPGDVRETMSFLWFHDHMHDFTAQNTYKGLVSLYTLFSDDINLDTDDETTGLRLPSGEFDIPMVFADKAFDPTTGQLFFDLFDLDGMLGDKDTVNGVIQPYLEVKRRKYRFRFLVGGPSRVYEFFLSNGQAFAQLSTDGNLLPRPLYRKSIRLQVAERVDVIVDFSKARPGETIYLENRLEQTGGRAPTGKLIAPKNLVQFRVTDDAPDESRIPAVLLDLPDRNVMISKEREWIFDRQGGAWAVNNVFFDPEKFAAVIRQNSAELWAFKSAGGWVHPGHPHLEEFQIVDRGGMPPRPEEAGRKDMLPVGDAVFGTDNSAEARIFLQFRDWLGDYPMHCHNTVHEDHGMMVLFNVVP; encoded by the coding sequence ATGAAAGGGAATTCGGTATCCAGGAAAGCGGAGCAGCGACTCGCAAGATACATGAAGGAAATCCGGGACGCCGGGAAATCGGGGCTGAGCCGGCGGGAGCTCATGCGATGGGGGCTGGTCGCAGGCGGCGCCGGGGCGGCGGCGATCCGGGGGATCCGCAACTTCAAGCCGCACTGGGCGCACGCGGCATTGAGAAACGGGAACGGGGAACTCGAGATCCGCAGCCCGGAAAACACGCCGTTCGTCGATGCGCTCCCCATCCCGCACATCATGCAGCCGGTGATGCTGAATCCGGCCCCCACCCGGGAGACGAATCGCGTGCCGTCGGCGGTCACGGGATACATGGAGGCGCAACGGCCCGACCACCAGCGATGGGAGCAGTTTCTCCCGATGAAAATGTACGAGAGCGTCGAGCGGGCGGTCCGGCACGACTTCTACCCCGACATCGACGGGGTCCCTCCCTCCACGGTATGGACCTTCGTCGAGGCATCGACGGGAATCGCGGGGCCGCTCCGGATCAAGGCGCGTTACGGAGAGCCGGTGGTGCACCGGATCCACAACGCGCTTCCCGAGGACAACGGCGGGTTCGGCATCAACAAGACCTCGACGCATCTGCACAACGGGCACTCGGCGTCCGAATCCGACGGGGGGCCGCTTCACTTTTACGATGCCGGGCTCTTCAAGGATTTCCATTGGGCCAACGTCCGCGCCGGCTTCGCGAGCACCCATCCGGAAACGAGCCTGAACGGCCGCACCGTTCCGGGAGACGTGCGCGAGACGATGAGCTTTCTATGGTTCCACGACCACATGCACGACTTCACGGCGCAGAACACCTACAAGGGGCTCGTGTCGCTCTACACGCTCTTCAGCGACGACATCAACCTGGACACGGACGACGAGACCACGGGGCTGCGGCTGCCCAGCGGCGAGTTCGACATCCCGATGGTCTTCGCCGACAAGGCGTTCGACCCGACCACGGGGCAGCTGTTCTTCGACCTGTTCGACCTGGACGGGATGCTCGGAGACAAGGACACCGTCAACGGCGTCATCCAGCCGTACCTGGAAGTCAAGCGGCGCAAGTACCGCTTCCGCTTCCTGGTCGGCGGGCCGTCCCGGGTCTACGAGTTTTTCTTAAGCAACGGGCAGGCGTTCGCCCAGCTCTCCACGGACGGGAACCTCCTTCCCCGGCCGCTGTACCGCAAAAGCATACGGCTCCAGGTGGCGGAGCGGGTGGACGTGATCGTGGACTTCTCCAAAGCGCGGCCCGGGGAGACGATCTACCTCGAGAACCGGCTGGAGCAGACCGGCGGACGGGCGCCCACGGGGAAGCTCATCGCCCCGAAAAACCTCGTCCAGTTCCGCGTGACGGACGACGCCCCGGACGAAAGCCGGATCCCGGCCGTCCTGCTCGACCTGCCCGACCGGAACGTTATGATCTCGAAAGAGAGGGAGTGGATATTCGATCGGCAGGGAGGCGCCTGGGCGGTTAACAACGTCTTCTTCGATCCCGAAAAGTTCGCCGCGGTGATCAGGCAGAACAGCGCCGAGCTCTGGGCGTTCAAATCCGCGGGGGGCTGGGTGCATCCCGGGCATCCCCACCTGGAAGAGTTCCAGATCGTCGACCGGGGCGGGATGCCGCCGCGGCCGGAGGAGGCCGGCCGGAAGGACATGCTCCCCGTCGGGGACGCGGTCTTCGGGACGGACAACTCGGCGGAGGCCAGGATCTTCCTGCAGTTCCGCGACTGGCTGGGGGACTACCCGATGCACTGCCACAACACCGTGCATGAAGACCACGGCATGATGGTGCTGTTCAACGTCGTGCCTTGA
- a CDS encoding thioredoxin family protein produces the protein MKRNAKWWILGAAAAFATLVVLSVLESRTGPSPFGMAGPSAHGVPAPSPGTGRVTMLDLGAEECVPCKLMAPILEEVKAEYAGKADIVFIDVWKEPEQAKKYGIKAIPTQIFFDARGREAFRNTGVMDKKRIVDALARLGVS, from the coding sequence ATGAAGCGGAACGCGAAATGGTGGATCTTGGGGGCGGCGGCCGCCTTCGCGACGCTGGTCGTCCTCTCCGTGCTCGAATCCCGCACGGGGCCTTCCCCTTTCGGGATGGCCGGCCCCTCGGCGCATGGCGTCCCGGCTCCCTCTCCCGGCACCGGCAGGGTCACCATGCTCGACCTCGGAGCGGAGGAATGCGTCCCCTGCAAGCTGATGGCGCCCATCCTGGAAGAGGTCAAGGCCGAGTATGCCGGGAAGGCGGACATCGTCTTCATCGACGTCTGGAAAGAGCCGGAACAGGCGAAAAAGTACGGGATCAAGGCGATCCCGACGCAGATCTTCTTCGACGCGCGCGGCAGGGAGGCCTTCCGGAATACGGGCGTCATGGACAAGAAGCGGATCGTCGACGCCCTCGCGCGGCTCGGCGTTTCCTGA
- a CDS encoding PaaI family thioesterase — MDRVQEIYRGDRLIQDFGMKLIEARDGYAKLSVVVEERFLNAHNIGHGVLLFAVADAAFALSVNAVTDATGVSWGFNIIRAAKPGETLIGESRAIHKGRQSIVCELTVTNGEGRVLAKGISTALPVSREALAGGGKKGG, encoded by the coding sequence ATGGATCGCGTCCAGGAGATCTACCGGGGCGACCGGCTGATTCAGGACTTCGGGATGAAGCTGATCGAGGCGCGGGACGGCTACGCGAAGCTGTCGGTGGTCGTCGAGGAGCGCTTCCTCAACGCGCACAATATCGGGCACGGCGTGCTGCTGTTCGCGGTCGCGGACGCCGCCTTCGCCCTTTCGGTCAACGCCGTGACGGACGCCACCGGCGTGAGCTGGGGATTCAACATCATCCGGGCGGCGAAACCCGGGGAGACGCTGATCGGCGAGTCGCGCGCGATCCACAAGGGGCGCCAGTCGATCGTGTGCGAGCTCACCGTGACGAACGGGGAAGGGCGCGTCCTGGCGAAGGGGATCTCCACGGCGCTTCCCGTATCCCGCGAAGCGCTCGCCGGCGGCGGGAAGAAGGGGGGCTGA
- a CDS encoding SCO family protein, with the protein MDRRHFLGGLATAAIGIAALSTIPGPPDPKVKSPYSDIPSPQRRRDRFVNVPLITHEGREVRFYDDLLKDRTVVLNMLYTVCTAEAICPLGTANLVKVQRILGRRMGKDIFFYSITLDPENDTQSVMKAYAKAFKVGPGWEFLTGRKEDIERLRRNLGYVDPDPVRDSDPSQHSGMIRIGIEPLERWGGCPVLSRPGVIADAILRLEPGRLLTAA; encoded by the coding sequence ATGGACCGCAGACATTTTCTCGGCGGCCTGGCGACCGCCGCCATAGGGATCGCCGCGCTCTCCACGATTCCGGGACCTCCGGATCCCAAGGTGAAGAGCCCGTATTCCGACATCCCCTCCCCTCAAAGGCGACGGGACCGGTTCGTGAACGTCCCGCTGATCACTCACGAAGGGAGGGAGGTACGTTTCTACGACGATCTCCTCAAGGACAGGACCGTCGTGTTGAACATGCTCTACACGGTCTGCACGGCGGAGGCGATCTGCCCCCTCGGGACCGCGAACCTCGTGAAGGTCCAGCGGATCCTGGGACGCAGGATGGGAAAGGACATCTTCTTCTACTCCATCACCCTCGACCCGGAGAACGACACGCAGTCCGTCATGAAGGCCTATGCGAAGGCATTCAAGGTCGGGCCGGGTTGGGAATTCCTCACCGGGCGGAAAGAGGACATCGAGCGGCTTCGCCGCAACCTCGGATACGTGGACCCCGATCCGGTCCGGGACAGCGACCCGTCCCAGCACAGCGGGATGATCCGCATCGGGATCGAGCCGCTGGAGCGGTGGGGAGGCTGCCCGGTCCTAAGCCGCCCCGGCGTGATCGCCGACGCCATCCTCCGGCTGGAGCCGGGAAGGCTCCTGACGGCCGCGTAA
- a CDS encoding cytochrome c3 family protein, with product MRRTALLSAVVLLFLGAAAAVGAATEGKLPKVIVLGAMSKTYEPVRFDHEKHVSLADGCGGCHHQHRSMQVHACKDCHRYDPASFRKNVLADRLLPCRDCHPRAENPGISGMLGLRSAYHNACNKCHWGEVGSKNLGGCTEVCHLAKAPAKQESGK from the coding sequence GTGAGAAGGACTGCGTTGCTTTCTGCCGTCGTACTGCTGTTCCTTGGAGCGGCCGCGGCCGTCGGCGCGGCCACCGAAGGAAAGCTGCCGAAGGTCATCGTCCTCGGAGCGATGTCCAAGACTTACGAACCGGTCCGGTTCGACCACGAGAAGCACGTCTCGCTGGCGGACGGCTGCGGAGGGTGCCACCACCAGCACCGGTCGATGCAGGTCCACGCCTGCAAGGACTGCCACCGCTACGACCCGGCCTCCTTCAGGAAAAACGTGCTTGCCGACCGGCTCCTGCCCTGCCGCGACTGCCATCCGAGGGCCGAAAACCCCGGCATCTCGGGGATGCTCGGCCTCCGCTCCGCCTACCACAACGCCTGCAACAAGTGCCATTGGGGGGAGGTGGGCAGCAAGAACCTGGGCGGCTGCACCGAGGTGTGCCACCTCGCGAAGGCGCCCGCGAAGCAGGAGTCGGGGAAGTAG
- a CDS encoding TolC family protein, translating to MTRIARTASVVFLLVLLAASPALAAGDNAAAVPPGSRPFPVVWTLDDVTAFALKNHPLLMQAGADVAAAAARKGQAEAARYPFVDLSAGRSRTKSFSAQSRSSVTLETDFVRGDLQWTIYDFGRTGAAVDRADALAGIVRENAATTREDVLFNAKVAFYNVLRAENAVQFQEKNVRQRESLFRQAQAFYETGVRAKIDFVRAEANLYDSRALLGQARNDLRVARITLLQAIGLDGPADFLLLGELPEMALDGTLEEWIAEAHRNRPELRALAEKERAANETLRLARANRLPFVAGAAEYGYAGEDYPLEENYLLSLTLNQPLFTGFLTREQMREAQAALSSVRYETVEAKRRVRLEVERSAYGVQEAKERLEARRKQREAAAENLRLATARYEVGAGDIIEMTDAQTQMVSADTETVNTAFDYAVSQSSLLRAMGR from the coding sequence TTGACCCGTATCGCGCGGACCGCGTCCGTCGTTTTTCTGCTCGTCCTGCTGGCCGCTTCCCCCGCCCTTGCGGCCGGGGACAACGCCGCGGCCGTTCCGCCCGGGAGCCGCCCGTTCCCGGTCGTCTGGACGCTCGACGACGTGACCGCCTTCGCCCTGAAGAACCACCCGCTGCTGATGCAGGCCGGCGCGGACGTCGCGGCCGCGGCGGCGAGGAAGGGGCAGGCGGAGGCCGCCCGATACCCCTTCGTGGACCTTTCCGCCGGCAGGAGCCGGACGAAGTCCTTCTCCGCGCAATCGCGTTCGAGCGTCACCCTCGAGACCGATTTCGTCCGCGGGGACCTCCAGTGGACGATCTACGACTTCGGCCGGACCGGGGCGGCGGTGGACCGGGCGGACGCGCTCGCCGGGATCGTCCGGGAAAACGCGGCGACGACGCGCGAGGACGTGCTCTTCAACGCGAAGGTCGCCTTCTACAACGTCCTGCGCGCGGAGAACGCGGTGCAGTTCCAGGAGAAGAACGTCCGGCAGCGGGAATCGCTCTTCCGGCAGGCGCAGGCCTTCTATGAAACGGGAGTGCGGGCCAAGATCGACTTCGTCCGCGCGGAGGCGAACCTGTACGATTCCCGCGCCCTGCTGGGGCAGGCCCGGAACGACCTCCGCGTGGCGCGGATCACGCTGCTCCAGGCGATCGGACTCGACGGCCCGGCGGATTTCCTGCTCCTCGGCGAGCTTCCCGAAATGGCACTCGATGGAACGCTCGAGGAATGGATCGCGGAGGCGCACCGGAACCGGCCGGAGCTGCGCGCACTGGCGGAGAAGGAGCGGGCCGCGAACGAAACGCTGCGGCTCGCCAGGGCGAACAGGCTGCCTTTTGTGGCGGGCGCCGCGGAGTACGGATACGCCGGGGAGGATTACCCGCTCGAGGAGAACTACCTGCTCTCCCTGACGCTGAACCAGCCGCTCTTCACGGGATTTTTGACCCGCGAGCAGATGCGGGAGGCGCAGGCGGCGCTGTCCTCCGTCCGGTACGAGACCGTCGAGGCGAAGCGCCGCGTCCGGCTCGAGGTGGAGCGGTCGGCCTACGGCGTCCAGGAGGCGAAGGAGCGGCTGGAGGCCCGCAGGAAGCAGCGGGAGGCGGCCGCGGAGAACCTGCGGCTCGCCACGGCCCGGTACGAGGTCGGGGCCGGCGACATCATCGAGATGACCGACGCGCAGACGCAGATGGTCAGCGCCGACACCGAGACCGTCAACACGGCCTTCGACTACGCGGTGTCCCAGTCGTCGCTGCTGCGCGCGATGGGCCGCTGA
- a CDS encoding thioredoxin family protein yields MTEVTRIRIGEDVAGIAGLKEALRDAAERCEGMPDGKIGEMLLEALSKRNYIYPARRELYRQAFLREYKKFIGAAVEEAPGGGINIKVFGQGCPRCRQLEEDVRTILAETGIDADLEHVSDLKEIMRSGIMGTPALMIGGKVLAAGSVPAKAKIREWIERAAGRKPA; encoded by the coding sequence TTGACCGAGGTCACGCGGATCCGCATCGGCGAAGACGTGGCAGGCATCGCGGGACTGAAAGAGGCGTTGCGGGATGCCGCGGAGCGGTGCGAAGGGATGCCGGACGGCAAGATCGGCGAGATGCTGCTGGAGGCGCTCTCGAAGCGCAACTACATCTATCCCGCCAGGCGGGAGCTGTACCGGCAGGCCTTCCTCCGCGAATACAAGAAGTTCATCGGCGCGGCGGTCGAGGAAGCGCCCGGCGGCGGCATCAACATCAAGGTGTTCGGCCAGGGTTGCCCGCGATGCCGGCAGCTCGAGGAGGACGTCCGGACCATCCTCGCCGAGACCGGGATCGACGCCGACCTGGAGCACGTATCGGACCTGAAGGAGATCATGCGCTCCGGCATCATGGGGACGCCGGCCTTGATGATCGGCGGCAAGGTGCTGGCGGCGGGATCGGTCCCGGCCAAGGCGAAGATCCGCGAATGGATCGAACGGGCGGCCGGAAGGAAACCCGCATGA
- a CDS encoding amino acid--tRNA ligase-related protein, translating to RFEGYLDGVELVNGYEELTDAEEQEARLEALSERHRRLSGERLPPDPGFLEALRRGLPPCSGAALGVDRLVMLLLGNDDIADGMYR from the coding sequence GCGGTTCGAGGGGTACCTGGACGGGGTGGAGCTGGTCAACGGCTACGAGGAGCTTACCGACGCGGAGGAGCAGGAGGCGCGCCTGGAGGCGCTTTCGGAGCGGCACCGCCGCCTTTCCGGCGAGCGCCTCCCGCCGGATCCCGGTTTCCTCGAGGCGCTCCGGCGCGGGCTGCCCCCCTGCTCCGGCGCGGCCCTGGGAGTCGACCGCCTCGTGATGCTCCTGCTCGGGAACGACGACATCGCGGACGGGATGTACCGATGA
- a CDS encoding zinc ribbon domain-containing protein translates to MPKYSYFCKACAEPYEMRMSAEEKEGWVPSCPNCGDGAEGQELFGVAPDGAKRSKGGCCGSGGGCCG, encoded by the coding sequence ATGCCGAAGTACAGCTATTTCTGCAAGGCGTGCGCCGAGCCGTACGAGATGCGCATGTCCGCCGAGGAGAAGGAAGGATGGGTCCCGAGCTGCCCGAATTGCGGCGACGGCGCGGAGGGGCAGGAGCTCTTCGGTGTCGCACCCGACGGCGCAAAGCGCTCCAAGGGTGGCTGCTGCGGCTCGGGCGGCGGCTGCTGCGGATGA
- a CDS encoding metalloregulator ArsR/SmtB family transcription factor, whose product MTLRAYEDVMKAVSDPTRVRILKILETGDLCVCQIIAVVSLGQSTISKHLFLLRAAGLIRDRRERKWVYYSLDGKSGNPFAGEMLRNLRKWLNDDPVVLRDMERTALARRAGPTTICENGLALPGRRQPA is encoded by the coding sequence ATGACCCTGCGCGCCTATGAAGACGTCATGAAGGCCGTGTCCGACCCCACCCGGGTGCGGATCCTGAAGATCCTGGAGACCGGAGACCTCTGCGTCTGCCAGATCATCGCCGTCGTCTCCCTGGGACAGTCCACGATCTCGAAGCATCTCTTCCTTCTGCGGGCGGCCGGCCTGATCCGGGACCGCCGCGAAAGGAAATGGGTGTACTACTCCCTCGACGGGAAGAGCGGGAACCCGTTCGCCGGGGAGATGCTCAGGAACCTCCGCAAATGGCTCAACGACGACCCCGTCGTCCTCCGGGACATGGAGAGGACCGCGCTGGCCCGGCGCGCCGGCCCGACGACGATCTGCGAAAACGGACTGGCGCTTCCCGGGCGCAGGCAACCCGCATGA
- a CDS encoding MFS transporter: MTSPGFLLFLFFLGHLFTDFVQGAIPALLPFLKERFHLSYAVTGMLMMATHLTSSVVQPLFGYVSDRRPLPALMPLGLAVSAVGVALVPFAPTFAWVVAFVIFAGLGTAAFHPEGFKATACIVSERRATGMSLFSVGGNLGFGLGGPAAIFLVSRYGLEGATALPLPAIAAAALFLPVLPHLRRNLRSVSSAKRADADAGPARPVYTVFLIVLVVVLRSWTWLGLTTYIPFLYQSRLATDPSYVGTLLFCYLGAGAFGTLIGGPMADRFGHRRFLAASVALQVPLIWLFLRASDGLVFPMAALLGATIISNFSVTMVMAQELFPKRLATVSGTIAGFAIGTGGIGVAFLGAVADRYGLPAAMNLINVFPVFGALLSALLPLPWKPRSAG, translated from the coding sequence ATGACCTCCCCGGGCTTCCTCCTCTTCCTGTTCTTCCTGGGGCATCTGTTCACCGATTTCGTGCAGGGGGCGATCCCCGCCCTCCTTCCCTTCCTCAAGGAGAGGTTCCATCTGTCGTACGCCGTCACCGGGATGCTCATGATGGCGACCCACCTCACCTCCTCCGTGGTCCAGCCGCTGTTCGGGTACGTGTCCGACCGGCGGCCGCTGCCGGCGCTCATGCCGCTCGGGCTCGCGGTTTCGGCGGTCGGCGTGGCGCTCGTCCCGTTCGCCCCTACCTTCGCGTGGGTCGTGGCGTTCGTCATCTTCGCGGGGCTGGGCACCGCGGCGTTCCACCCGGAAGGGTTCAAGGCGACCGCGTGCATCGTTTCGGAGCGGCGGGCGACGGGGATGTCGCTCTTCTCCGTGGGCGGAAATCTCGGGTTCGGCCTCGGCGGTCCCGCTGCGATCTTCCTCGTTTCCCGCTACGGACTGGAGGGAGCGACGGCGCTGCCGCTGCCGGCGATCGCGGCGGCCGCGCTGTTCCTTCCGGTCCTGCCGCACCTCCGAAGGAACCTGCGGTCGGTGTCGTCCGCGAAGCGCGCGGACGCGGACGCGGGGCCGGCACGCCCGGTCTACACCGTGTTCCTCATCGTACTGGTCGTGGTCTTGCGGTCCTGGACCTGGCTGGGGCTGACCACCTACATCCCCTTCCTTTACCAGTCCCGGCTCGCCACCGACCCGTCGTACGTCGGCACGCTGCTCTTCTGCTACCTCGGGGCGGGGGCATTCGGGACGCTGATCGGGGGGCCGATGGCGGACCGGTTCGGGCACCGCAGGTTCCTTGCGGCCTCCGTGGCGCTCCAGGTCCCGCTGATCTGGCTCTTCCTGCGCGCCTCGGACGGACTCGTCTTTCCCATGGCGGCGCTGCTCGGAGCGACGATCATCTCGAATTTCTCGGTCACGATGGTCATGGCGCAGGAGCTGTTCCCGAAGCGGCTCGCAACCGTTTCCGGGACCATCGCGGGATTCGCCATCGGCACGGGCGGGATCGGCGTCGCCTTCCTGGGCGCCGTGGCCGACCGGTACGGGCTGCCGGCCGCAATGAACCTCATCAACGTCTTCCCCGTCTTCGGCGCGCTCCTTTCGGCGCTGCTTCCGCTGCCCTGGAAGCCGCGCTCCGCGGGTTGA
- a CDS encoding cytochrome c biogenesis protein CcdA, producing the protein MPDRFLLAVNDWMTGGLAAAAAGCFLWGMVSALLSPCHMASIPLIAGYVGGQERSMKSGGAAAYAAAFTFGLFLTIALVGVVCALLGRMLGDAGPWWTIPVGAVLIWASLDMLGVPICSVPGGGSLMGRLKVRGIGGAFFLGLAYGVLSGSCTFGFIAPLLAVITLQGKVATGILLIVLFGIGHCIPVAAAGSGAALFRRGLEGSRFRSGSTWLRRVSGAGVAAIGIYFLIRPFLIGRA; encoded by the coding sequence ATGCCGGACCGGTTCCTGCTGGCGGTGAACGACTGGATGACGGGGGGGCTGGCGGCCGCGGCGGCCGGCTGCTTCCTGTGGGGGATGGTCAGCGCGCTGTTGAGCCCCTGCCACATGGCCTCCATCCCGTTGATCGCCGGCTACGTCGGAGGGCAGGAACGGAGCATGAAGTCCGGCGGCGCGGCGGCCTATGCGGCCGCGTTCACCTTCGGCCTGTTCCTCACCATCGCCCTGGTCGGCGTGGTCTGCGCCCTGCTCGGGCGGATGCTGGGGGACGCCGGGCCCTGGTGGACGATCCCCGTGGGGGCCGTCCTGATCTGGGCATCGCTCGACATGCTCGGCGTGCCGATATGCTCCGTCCCCGGCGGGGGGAGCCTGATGGGGCGGCTGAAAGTCCGTGGGATCGGCGGCGCCTTCTTCCTCGGTCTGGCCTACGGCGTGCTTTCCGGCTCGTGCACCTTCGGGTTCATCGCGCCTCTCCTGGCGGTCATCACCCTGCAGGGAAAGGTCGCGACGGGGATCCTGCTCATCGTGCTGTTCGGCATCGGGCACTGCATCCCCGTCGCCGCGGCAGGCTCCGGCGCCGCGCTGTTCCGGCGCGGCCTGGAGGGCAGTCGCTTCCGGTCGGGAAGCACGTGGCTCCGGCGCGTTTCGGGCGCAGGAGTCGCCGCGATCGGGATCTATTTCCTCATCCGCCCGTTTCTGATCGGCCGGGCCTGA
- a CDS encoding arsenate reductase ArsC, with product MTSRTVTEWMAEAATLRALRPRHILFLCVGNSARSQMAEGIARALAPEGVRVSSAGSVPTAVRPQAVRALAEIGIDISGQRPKGIGSIDASSVDAVVTLCAEEICPVFPGKVHRLHWGMPDPARVDGDEEETMAAFREARDELRRRLEILFRKEGDR from the coding sequence ATGACTTCGAGGACCGTGACGGAATGGATGGCGGAGGCGGCGACCCTTCGCGCGCTGCGGCCGCGGCACATCCTGTTCCTCTGCGTCGGGAACTCGGCGCGCAGCCAGATGGCCGAGGGGATCGCTCGCGCCCTCGCTCCGGAAGGCGTCCGCGTGTCCTCCGCGGGATCCGTCCCGACGGCGGTCCGGCCGCAGGCGGTGCGGGCCCTCGCGGAAATCGGGATCGACATCTCCGGCCAACGACCCAAGGGAATCGGGTCGATCGACGCCTCCTCCGTGGACGCCGTCGTCACCCTGTGCGCAGAGGAAATCTGCCCCGTGTTCCCCGGGAAGGTGCACCGGCTCCACTGGGGGATGCCGGACCCGGCGCGGGTCGACGGGGACGAAGAGGAAACGATGGCGGCGTTCCGGGAGGCAAGGGACGAACTGCGGCGCCGCCTGGAAATCCTGTTCCGGAAGGAGGGCGACCGTTGA